One genomic segment of Flagellimonas marinaquae includes these proteins:
- a CDS encoding rhomboid family intramembrane serine protease — translation MGRLTEAVKHILIINVIMFFATSLYGDQMYQWMSLWFPKNPNFEWWQVVTHMFMHGNLMHILFNMYALWAFGTPLEQIWGKSKFLFFYFSAGLGSAALHTGVNYYLFTEGMNALEGAGIARAQILDILANGQYSPSWYDIAGKSTIDSMLTAFNTPAVGASGAIYGILVAFAFMYSEAKLMLIFLPVPIKAKYFVPILIAVDLIFGIGNVNTGVAHFAHIGGALIGFLMMWYWKKNQFNNNRWD, via the coding sequence ATGGGTAGACTTACCGAAGCAGTAAAACATATTTTGATCATTAACGTGATCATGTTTTTTGCTACATCCTTATATGGGGACCAAATGTACCAATGGATGTCGCTCTGGTTTCCAAAAAATCCAAATTTTGAATGGTGGCAAGTGGTTACCCATATGTTTATGCACGGTAACCTAATGCATATTTTGTTCAATATGTATGCCCTGTGGGCCTTTGGAACGCCTCTGGAGCAGATATGGGGAAAAAGCAAGTTTCTCTTTTTCTACTTTTCGGCCGGTTTGGGATCGGCAGCATTGCATACAGGTGTCAATTACTACCTTTTTACCGAAGGAATGAATGCTTTGGAAGGTGCAGGTATTGCCAGAGCTCAGATTTTGGATATTTTGGCCAATGGTCAATATAGCCCTAGTTGGTACGATATTGCAGGGAAAAGTACCATTGATAGCATGTTAACGGCCTTTAACACCCCAGCAGTGGGTGCATCCGGGGCAATTTATGGTATTTTGGTGGCCTTTGCCTTTATGTATTCGGAAGCCAAACTGATGCTCATTTTTTTGCCCGTGCCGATAAAGGCAAAATATTTTGTTCCGATATTGATCGCTGTGGACTTGATTTTTGGTATTGGCAACGTGAACACTGGAGTGGCCCATTTCGCCCATATCGGTGGAGCATTGATAGGATTTTTAATGATGTGGTACTGGAAAAAAAACCAATTTAACAATAATCGTTGGGATTGA
- a CDS encoding rhomboid family intramembrane serine protease: MMNGGLRYQFARLNIAEKLIAINILIFIVDGLSGALFGKTFSHWFHLPKDFFEFLVQPWSLVTYSFFHAGLGHIFWNMIVLYFASRIFLNLFDAQRFINVYFLGLMLGGMLFLLSYNVFPTLINSNTALIGASAGVNAVLIFVCAYLPNQEVRLIFFNIKLWYIGAALVIKDLVLIGMGENIGGGMAHLGGAFLGYMYARQLYKGNDIGAGFSKFRQSIMDLFKPKEKKAPLKTVYKKKSASQNSEAYNKQAKQRKIDTILDKISKSGYESLSKEEKDFLFKAGKED, encoded by the coding sequence ATGATGAACGGAGGACTTAGATATCAGTTCGCTAGACTGAACATAGCAGAAAAACTGATTGCCATCAACATACTTATTTTTATTGTTGATGGACTTTCGGGAGCATTGTTCGGTAAAACGTTTTCGCACTGGTTTCATTTGCCCAAGGATTTTTTTGAGTTTTTGGTGCAACCCTGGTCCTTAGTGACCTACTCTTTTTTTCATGCTGGCTTGGGACATATTTTTTGGAATATGATCGTGCTGTATTTTGCCAGCAGAATATTTCTGAATCTTTTTGATGCACAAAGATTTATCAATGTGTATTTTTTAGGGTTAATGTTGGGCGGCATGCTATTTCTATTAAGCTACAACGTTTTTCCGACCTTGATCAACTCCAACACGGCTTTGATCGGTGCCTCCGCCGGTGTGAACGCTGTTTTGATCTTTGTGTGCGCCTATTTGCCCAACCAGGAGGTTCGTCTAATTTTCTTTAATATCAAATTATGGTATATCGGCGCGGCTTTGGTGATCAAGGATTTGGTGCTGATCGGAATGGGAGAGAATATTGGCGGGGGAATGGCCCACTTGGGCGGTGCATTTTTAGGCTATATGTATGCACGACAGTTATATAAAGGTAATGATATAGGTGCTGGTTTTTCCAAATTTAGACAGTCTATCATGGACCTTTTTAAGCCAAAAGAAAAAAAGGCTCCGTTAAAAACGGTCTACAAGAAAAAATCGGCGTCCCAGAATTCGGAGGCATATAATAAACAAGCTAAACAACGGAAAATTGATACGATTTTGGATAAGATCAGTAAATCGGGTTATGAGAGCCTATCCAAAGAAGAAAAGGATTTTTTGTTTAAAGCCGGTAAAGAGGATTAA
- a CDS encoding endonuclease/exonuclease/phosphatase family protein gives MSYVLLGPFYGFEDSDQIEEKPSDLKIMSYNAWGFNKNGWIKKPGIGDSIVEFITTQNPDIVCIQEHNRIRHRQLTQYAYRSETPYSEPRTIQAIFSKYPIVNNGSLNLPGTINNIIYADIALNNDTVRVYNVHLQSFSIVPSADNFSDGEKSERTYHRLVDTFSKQLEQAKIFEEHLRKSPYANILCGDFNNTQFSNVYKIVKGNLQDSFLESGSGFGRTYDLWKLPLRIDYILADPDFEVVSHQNFDVKLSDHYPVMATLRLKPSHE, from the coding sequence GTGAGTTATGTTTTGCTAGGTCCCTTTTATGGTTTTGAAGACTCCGATCAAATTGAAGAAAAACCGTCTGACTTAAAGATCATGTCATATAATGCTTGGGGATTCAACAAGAATGGGTGGATAAAAAAGCCAGGGATAGGAGATAGTATTGTAGAGTTTATAACAACGCAAAACCCTGATATTGTATGTATACAGGAGCACAATAGAATACGCCATCGACAATTAACGCAGTACGCCTATCGTAGTGAGACTCCTTACTCAGAACCAAGAACTATACAGGCTATATTTTCTAAATACCCGATCGTAAACAATGGCTCCTTAAATCTGCCTGGAACCATAAACAACATTATTTATGCAGATATTGCGTTGAACAACGATACTGTGAGGGTTTATAATGTGCATTTACAGTCTTTTAGTATAGTACCCAGCGCAGATAATTTTTCCGATGGGGAAAAGTCTGAGCGTACCTACCATAGATTGGTCGATACATTCTCAAAACAATTGGAACAAGCTAAAATATTTGAAGAACATTTGAGAAAAAGTCCTTACGCCAATATTTTATGCGGGGATTTTAATAATACACAGTTTTCCAACGTCTATAAAATAGTGAAAGGAAATCTTCAGGATTCTTTCTTGGAAAGCGGAAGTGGTTTTGGTCGGACCTACGATTTATGGAAACTCCCACTGCGTATCGATTATATATTGGCAGACCCTGATTTTGAGGTTGTTTCACATCAAAATTTTGATGTGAAATTATCCGATCACTATCCGGTTATGGCCACCTTGCGCTTAAAGCCTTCACATGAGTAG